Within Elizabethkingia sp. JS20170427COW, the genomic segment GTTAAATTCTACTGCCTCAAAATACAATTTTTCTGCAGGAGTATCCATCACCTCTTCCCACGTGATCGATTTTTCTAGGTTCTCAAAACTTTGGTCAGAATGTAGGTATGGGATTCCAATAATGCTTTTTAAAGTAGGCAACTGTTTTGAAATCATTTCAACATTTTGGATTTTATCAAACTCCTTACCTCCATAAAAATACCCATCTACAGCAAGAAGTACCTTAGGTTCAATTTGCTGAAAACGATCCAAAACACTATCGATACCAAAGTCTGGAGAACAGCTACTCCACACAGCTCCCATGGAAACGGCGGCTAGCATTGCCAAAGTCGCATAAGGAATATTGGGCAAATATCCTACAATACGATCACCCTTCTGTATTCCTATTTTCTTAAAATAAGCTTGTAAGGCTGCTACTTTATTTTCTACCTCATCCCAAGAAATTTCGATAGGCTCTTGTCGTTCAGAAGCAAAAATAAGTGCGGGGAATTGTTTTGTTTTATTCCTAAATATATGCTCAGCGTAATTGAGTGTTGCCCCCTCAAACCAACGGGTGTAAGGCATAGGATCAGCAGACTGAATAATTTTAGGCTGTTGATGAAAAATCACCTGAAAATATTCTGCAATACTTTGCCAAAAATCCGAAGTCTCTGTAACCGACCATTGCCAAAGGCTTTCATAATCTTGAAACTCTAAATGATAGTTTTCCTTTAACCATTGTTTATATTGAGTAAGTTGTGAATTTTTTATAAAATCTAAAGAAGGTTGCCATAAAAGGCGATGCTTTTCCATATCTTAATATTTGGAACCCAATTTAACAAATTCTTCAAAATATTTCATGATAATTTAAAATCAAAAAACAATTCAACACTGCTATTCTTCAATTAAAAATAATATTTTTACATACCGTAATCATTTCTTACCTTTGTACTTATGCAAAAAATTCTTATTGTTGAAGACGAAAAGGCCATCTCTAGTGTCCTTTCAAATATCATAGAAGACGAATGTCATGACTATGAAATAGAAGTTGCCAACGACGGGCTCGAAGGCTATAAGTGTATTGAGAAAAACGACTATGCTTTGGTAATATCTGATATCAAAATGCCAAAGATGTCTGGTAGTGAACTTCTCACAAAAGCTTTAGAACTAAAACCTGAGGTTACTTTTGTCATGATTTCTGGACACGCAGATATCGATACGGCCGTAAGTTGTTTGAAAAATGGAGCTTATGATTTCATTTCTAAACCAATTGATATCAACCGATTGATTACCAGCGTTAAAAACGCCTTGGATAGAAAACACCTGATAACCCTTAACAACAACTTGAATACAGAGAATAAACAACTCAAAAGACGTATTAAGAAAAAATACCAGATGATTGGGAATTCTCAAGCTTTAAAGCAAATTCAAGAAATGATAGAAAAGGTGGCGCCTTCTGATGCAAGAGTCCTTATCACAGGACCTAATGGATCTGGTAAAGAATTGGTTGCTCATGGCATCCATGATTTATCCAACCGCGCTAAAGGCCCTATGGTTGAAGTAAACTGTGCTGCCATCCCTTCTGAATTGATTGAATCTGAACTGTTTGGACACGTAAAAGGTTCTTTTACAGGTGCGATAAAAGATAAACAAGGGAAATTTGAATTGGCTAATGCGGGTACGATATTCCTAGATGAAATTGGGGATATGAGCCTTGTTGCCCAAGCTAAAGTATTAAGAGCTTTACAAGAAAGCAAAATCTCTCCCGTTGGAAGCGATAAAGAAATAAAAGTTGATGTAAGAGTTATTGCAGCTACCAATAAAAACTTACAAGATGAAATTGCAAAAGGAAAGTTTAGAGAAGATCTTTTCCATAGACTTTCTGTAATTGAAATACAAGTTCCAAAACTAGATGATCGTAAAGAAGATATCCCTCTTCTTATTGAACATTTCGCTCAAGTAATTGCTACAGAACAAGGAAACTCTCCTAAAGAATTTGATGATAAAGCGATTAAAGCATTACAAGAGTTTGAATGGACAGGTAATATTCGTGAGCTACGAAATGTAGTAGAAAGATTGATTATCTTAGGACAGAATCCGGTTTCTAAGGAAGACGTAGAAAAATTTGTTAAAAAATAATTTATGGCATTTCTTAATCAAAAATATACGCGGGATTCTCTGAAGCTCGCGTTTCCTGTTATGATAACCCAGCTAGGACAGGTTTCGGTAAACCTTTTCGACAATATGATGGTCGGCAAATTAGTTGGGGCAGATGCCTTAGCGTCGGTTTCATTAGCAAATTCTATGTTTTTTGCATTCTTTGTATTTGCCATGGGATTTTCCTATGCTATACCTCCTTTGGTTTCCGAAGCACATTCGCAAAACAATCATGAAAGAATCAACAGCGTTTTTAGACATGGCTTTGTCATTAATCTTAGTGTAGGAGTTTTAATGACCATTATCCTACTGTTAGGGATGCCGTTACTTTATCATATGGGGCAACCTGCAAAAATTATCCCCGATACCATCTCTTATCTTTCGGTGATAGCTCTTACCATGATTCCTTTCATGATCTTCCAAACCTATCGAGAAGTATCGGAAGGATTATCCTTTACCATTGGAGTTACTAAAGCAACTATTATCTCTAACATCATCAATATTATATTGAACTATGTTTTGATAACAGGAGCCTTTGGCTTCCCTGAAATGGGAGTTCTCGGCTCAGCAACAGCAACTCTTATCGCCAGGATTTTCATGCTTGTGTTTCTTTATATCGTCTTATATAGAGACCCTAGAACCTCGCAATACATCAAAGCTTTTCATCTTAAGATATCTGGCTTTTCCAAAAATGTGTTCAAGCAAATGCTTAAGTTAGGTTTTCCTACTTCTATGCAAATGCTTTTTGAAGTAAGTGCTTTTGCAGGAGCTGCATTTATCTGTGGTTTGGTAAGTGCTACCGATATTGCAGCACACCAAATCGCCCTATCTATGGCATCTTTCACCTTTAATATTTGTATTGGATTTAGTGTTGCTTCCACAGTAATGATCGGCAGAAAGCTAGGTGAAAAAGACTTTATTGGCTTGCGAAAAGTAGGCATCAACAATATCAAAATCGCATTTTTATTTATGCTTTTCTGCGGGGGCTTATTCATCACATGCAGGAATATCCTTCCCCATTTCTTTGTTCCAAATGCAGATTTAAAAGTTATAGAATTAGCTTCTCAGCTTCTTATTATCGCGGCACTTTTCCAGCTATCGGATGGCATACAAGTAACTTGCCTAGGAGCTTTAAGAGGAATACAAGATGTAAAAATACCTAGTTACATTACCTTCTGCGCCTATTGGCTACTTACCATTCCGCTAGGTTTTTTCTTGTGCTATACGCTCAATATGGGAGCCTTCGGGATGTGGATAGGGCTAGGGATAGGGCTTACTTTCTCTGCGCTACTCCTCGTTAACCGATTTTTAAAACTCAGCTATCGTAAAATATTCGAATACCGAAAAGAGCGAAACGCTTAATCTTACTTGCGGCGATTGTTTTCAATCGTCGTTTTTTTTGCTCATCCATTCCTTATAAATATCATTTCCAATTTTAAAACAAGGCCTTATATTATCTATAAAGTTTTCTTACATTTGTTATCCTATAGAATAAAAAAATGGATTTAAGAGACCAACTAAAAAACCTTTTCCCCGATCACGTAGAACAAGATTTTGAAATGCCTAAAGAAGAATTTAAGCAAAAGGAAGCCCTTATCTGTAAATATGAGAAAAAGGGCAGAAATGGAAAACCTGTTACCTTAATTGAAGGGTATGAAGGTGATGAAGAAGGCTTAAAAACAATTTCAAAAAACATAAAAACCAAACTTGGGATTGGTGGTTCTGTTAAAGACGGAATTATCATCATCCAAGGAGATAATCGGGATAAAGTGATGAACATCCTTCATGACATGGGTTTTAAAACCAAAAGAGTAGGAGGATAAACCTCTAAAAAATAATATAAACCTTTAAAATCAAATATAAATATGATTAATAAACTTGCAGCTTCAGAGCTTGTCTTAAATTCCGATGGTAGTGTTTACCATCTTAATTTGCGCCCAGAAGAAATTGCGGATAAAATTATCCTTGTAGGTGACCCCGATCGAGTTCCTAAAGTTTCCCAATATTTTGACAAAATAGAAGTTAAAAAAAACAAACGCGAATTTTACACCCACACTGGTATCTTAAGAGGGGAAAGAATCAGCGTAATGTCCACAGGTATCGGTACCGAGAATATCGATATTGTCATGAATGAGCTAGACGCTTTGGTAAATATTGATTTGGAGAAAAAAGAATTCAAATCCCAACACAAAGCTTTAGAACTTTTTAGACTAGGAACCTGCGGGAGCGTAAACCCAGACATCGAAGTTGACAACATGCTGGTAAGCCAAAATGTAGTTGGCTTGGATGGACTTTTACACTTTTACCAAGATTACCAATTTGAGAATGAATTTTCGAAAAATTTCCTAGAGAAATTCCCTTACGAAAATATCAAAGGAATGCTCTATTTCTCTGATTGGGCAGAGGAAAGTTCAGAATACTATAAGGATGCCAAATACATTGGGAATACAGCAACCTTCCCTGGCTTCTATGCCCCACAAGGCAGACAATTGAGATTAAAAGCTTTAGACGACCAATTCCTAGAAACGCTGAATGATTTAGGCGTTTCCAATTTTGAAATGGAAACTTCGGCTATCTATGGGCTATCCAAATTACTTGGTCACAAAGCAATTACAGTAAACTGTGTAATTGCCAACCGCAGAAGAGGAGAATTCTCTGCAGACCATCATGCTTCAGAGAAAATGACTATTGAGTGGGTTTTGGATAGAATCATCAAATAACCTCACTTTTAATCCATCGTGTATATAATGGATTATTAATTTCATTTCTCTGGATTACTTAAAAACTTATGTTTGCAATAAGTCTATAATATCATTTATTTAGATTTATTACAAATTCACCCATCTAGTGAAAAGTGCGAAATAAATCGCACTTTTTATATTTAAAATTCATATTTCCACCTAATTAAATGAAAATATGAAAAAATTATATATTTTATTATTCAATCTCTTTTTTCCTTCGCTCAGCATAAAGAACAAGACTCTGTGAAAAGCATTATGGATAAGCAGATAGAGGAAGTGCTGATTAAAGCCCAAAGAAAAAAACAATTTACCGACCACGCCAGTTACACTTTCGATAAGGAAGCATTGGAAAAAGCAAGACATTCTAAAGATTTATTAACCACACTTCCTGAACTACAACTCGATCCAATTAGCAATACTGTAACAAGTATCAAAGGGGGAAAGTTTTATTTCTTATTAATGGTATTGAAGCATCTGATAACCAAATAAAAAGTATAGCTCCAAAAGAGGTATCGCGAGTAGAATATTTTGATATTCCACCCGCAAGATATTCGCAACGTACTGATACGGTTGTAAATATTATTGTAAAAAATCCGGAAATAGGATACTCTTATGGTGCAGACATAACCTCGGCCTTAACTACAGGTTTTGTGAATGGTTCTGCGTATGTAAGATATACCAAAGGAAAAAATGATTTTGGGTTGGAATATTCCATCAACTTAAGAGATTATAATAACCGCCAATACAGCAAAATTTATGATTATTATTTAAATGGAGTCCATTACCGTTCTGAGGAAAAAGGAAAAGACCATTTTGGATATACAGATCAATATATCACATTAAGGTATGCAAATGTATCATCTGGTAAATATATTTTTCAAACAAAATTCAGTATTAATCCTACAACTTTCTTTTCAAAAGGGAAAGCGGAAAGTATTTTTAATCAAGGAAATGCTTATCAAAATGATAAAGCCATTCATAATAGTAATTTGTCGTACACTAATCCCACACTGGATATTTATTATTCCAAAAATTTTGGAAAGTTAGATGAGTTGAGTATAAATCTGATTGGCTCTCACTACAACACAACTTCCTCTCAGTTTGACTACGAATGGAATATCGACTCCAATGATGAGGTATTCAGAAATGACATGAATTTAAAAGCAAAGCAAACTGGAATTGTTGGAGAGGTTACTCATACTCATACTTTTAAAAAAGGAAAATTGAATTCAGGATACAGAATTTCATATACTTCAATTTCTAACAACTTAGATAATTTGCTTGGAATATCGAATTATGATGTGAATTTTTTAGAACAATACTTTTTCTGAATACAAAAATTTCTCTATGCAATATCAGTTTACAATACCTGTATATTCATTAGACGGTGCATTTATCAGTACTAATGAAAATGCTAATCATCTCTTTGCTGGATATCAACTAAAAGATTGGAAATTTTCAGCAGGTTTTTACTGGGTTGGTGTACCCTCGAAATACAAAACAAAATCCATCCCCGAAAGTTTGGTAAGTTATACTTCACAAACACAAATTTTCAATAATAAAAATATGTTTGTTTTAGGGTTAAGTTATGATTTTAGTTCTGGTAAAAAATTAGAAATCCAACAAAAGCTTAATAATAGCACTGCCCCGGCTACAACATTTTAAGGTATTGAAAACCTATTGGGGGCAAGCAGAACGGAATTTGCAATCTGAAAAATTGGTGTATATCTAAAGCATTAACCGAACTTCAAAGTTGTAGGATTTTTACACTTTAGATACTTTCGACTTTGCAAAACAAGCCTCAATATGATCATCTATAAAACCTGTGGCTTGTAAAAAAGAATAAATGATGGTAGTTCCTACAAATTTAAAACCTCTCTTTTTCAAATCCTTACTAATTCTATCCGAAAGTGGTGTACTGGCAGGGATATCGCTTTGCTTTTCCCAATGGTTGACCAATCTCCCCTCTGGAAAGAAAGACTGAAGGTATTGATAAAAACTGCCAAACTCTTGCTGAACCTTCTGAAATTGCTTTGCATTATTGATGGCCGCATTAATCTTTAACCGATTGCGAACAATCCCTTCATTCTTCTTCAACTCTTCCACCTTATCTTCTTGATACTTTGCTATTTTTAAATAATCAAATTCATCAAAGGCTTGTCGAAAATTTTCTCTCTTTCTAAGAATAGTAATCCAGCTCAACCCTGCCTGAAAGCTTTCTAAGAGTATAAATTCAAATAATATTTTATCATCTTTCACCAGCTTTCCCCATTCTTCATCATGATACCGTTGGTACAACTCATCATTCCCACACCAATTACAACGCAATTTTTCCATTAATATCTTTTTTCAATTTTGTTCTAAAACCCGATTT encodes:
- a CDS encoding sigma-54 dependent transcriptional regulator, coding for MQKILIVEDEKAISSVLSNIIEDECHDYEIEVANDGLEGYKCIEKNDYALVISDIKMPKMSGSELLTKALELKPEVTFVMISGHADIDTAVSCLKNGAYDFISKPIDINRLITSVKNALDRKHLITLNNNLNTENKQLKRRIKKKYQMIGNSQALKQIQEMIEKVAPSDARVLITGPNGSGKELVAHGIHDLSNRAKGPMVEVNCAAIPSELIESELFGHVKGSFTGAIKDKQGKFELANAGTIFLDEIGDMSLVAQAKVLRALQESKISPVGSDKEIKVDVRVIAATNKNLQDEIAKGKFREDLFHRLSVIEIQVPKLDDRKEDIPLLIEHFAQVIATEQGNSPKEFDDKAIKALQEFEWTGNIRELRNVVERLIILGQNPVSKEDVEKFVKK
- a CDS encoding DNA-3-methyladenine glycosylase I; this encodes MEKLRCNWCGNDELYQRYHDEEWGKLVKDDKILFEFILLESFQAGLSWITILRKRENFRQAFDEFDYLKIAKYQEDKVEELKKNEGIVRNRLKINAAINNAKQFQKVQQEFGSFYQYLQSFFPEGRLVNHWEKQSDIPASTPLSDRISKDLKKRGFKFVGTTIIYSFLQATGFIDDHIEACFAKSKVSKV
- a CDS encoding translation initiation factor, with product MDLRDQLKNLFPDHVEQDFEMPKEEFKQKEALICKYEKKGRNGKPVTLIEGYEGDEEGLKTISKNIKTKLGIGGSVKDGIIIIQGDNRDKVMNILHDMGFKTKRVGG
- a CDS encoding nucleoside phosphorylase; its protein translation is MINKLAASELVLNSDGSVYHLNLRPEEIADKIILVGDPDRVPKVSQYFDKIEVKKNKREFYTHTGILRGERISVMSTGIGTENIDIVMNELDALVNIDLEKKEFKSQHKALELFRLGTCGSVNPDIEVDNMLVSQNVVGLDGLLHFYQDYQFENEFSKNFLEKFPYENIKGMLYFSDWAEESSEYYKDAKYIGNTATFPGFYAPQGRQLRLKALDDQFLETLNDLGVSNFEMETSAIYGLSKLLGHKAITVNCVIANRRRGEFSADHHASEKMTIEWVLDRIIK
- a CDS encoding MATE family efflux transporter; the protein is MAFLNQKYTRDSLKLAFPVMITQLGQVSVNLFDNMMVGKLVGADALASVSLANSMFFAFFVFAMGFSYAIPPLVSEAHSQNNHERINSVFRHGFVINLSVGVLMTIILLLGMPLLYHMGQPAKIIPDTISYLSVIALTMIPFMIFQTYREVSEGLSFTIGVTKATIISNIINIILNYVLITGAFGFPEMGVLGSATATLIARIFMLVFLYIVLYRDPRTSQYIKAFHLKISGFSKNVFKQMLKLGFPTSMQMLFEVSAFAGAAFICGLVSATDIAAHQIALSMASFTFNICIGFSVASTVMIGRKLGEKDFIGLRKVGINNIKIAFLFMLFCGGLFITCRNILPHFFVPNADLKVIELASQLLIIAALFQLSDGIQVTCLGALRGIQDVKIPSYITFCAYWLLTIPLGFFLCYTLNMGAFGMWIGLGIGLTFSALLLVNRFLKLSYRKIFEYRKERNA